In one Sphingomonas sp. AP4-R1 genomic region, the following are encoded:
- a CDS encoding FecR domain-containing protein, with the protein MTQSSSPIETAALDWVVRLGDPAFEDWETFAAWLESDPRHAEAYHALEADAADMATIIPAPVLTPVHEIAPPARRPARRAGWMMGAVAASVAALVGYQAIRPHSDPYVIQTAPGETRQVDLGDGSHVALNGDTKLTLDHADPRIASLDRGEAYFSIRHDEAHPFRVSAGDKELLDVGTAFDVTHEDGRLRVGVSEGAVMFDPDHARTRLDKGRALEFDERGGVVRLSAVAPDSVGGWRQGSLDYVGAPLRQVAADLSRQLGVRITVAPALLTRPFQGTIALDGLKEDPSRLAPLLDAQVRRAGDAWEIAPLP; encoded by the coding sequence ATGACGCAGAGTTCAAGCCCGATCGAAACTGCCGCGCTCGACTGGGTCGTGCGGCTGGGCGATCCGGCGTTCGAGGATTGGGAGACGTTCGCCGCCTGGCTGGAGAGCGATCCCCGCCATGCCGAGGCCTATCATGCGCTGGAGGCCGACGCCGCCGACATGGCGACGATCATCCCCGCGCCCGTGCTTACGCCGGTGCACGAGATCGCGCCGCCCGCACGCCGCCCGGCCCGTCGCGCCGGCTGGATGATGGGCGCCGTCGCCGCCTCGGTGGCGGCCCTGGTCGGCTATCAGGCGATCCGCCCGCACAGCGATCCCTACGTGATCCAGACGGCGCCGGGCGAGACGCGGCAGGTCGATCTGGGCGACGGCAGCCATGTCGCGCTCAACGGCGATACCAAGCTCACGCTCGACCATGCCGATCCGCGCATCGCCAGCCTCGATCGGGGCGAGGCCTACTTCTCGATCCGCCACGATGAGGCGCACCCGTTCCGCGTGTCGGCCGGTGACAAGGAGTTGCTCGACGTCGGCACCGCCTTCGACGTGACGCACGAGGATGGCCGGTTGCGTGTCGGCGTGTCCGAAGGCGCGGTGATGTTCGATCCCGATCATGCCAGGACGCGGCTCGACAAGGGCCGCGCGCTGGAGTTTGACGAGCGCGGCGGCGTGGTTCGCCTGTCCGCCGTCGCGCCCGATAGCGTCGGCGGCTGGCGCCAGGGCTCGCTCGATTATGTCGGTGCGCCGCTGCGGCAGGTTGCGGCCGATCTCTCGCGCCAACTGGGCGTGCGCATCACCGTCGCCCCGGCGCTTCTCACACGCCCCTTCCAGGGAACGATCGCACTGGATGGCCTGAAGGAGGATCCGTCGCGGCTGGCGCCCCTGCTCGACGCGCAGGTGCGCCGCGCCGGGGACGCCTGGGAGATCGCACCGCTGCCGTGA
- a CDS encoding sigma-70 family RNA polymerase sigma factor codes for MTTAGLEAVFLANRDKLVRFLIAHGAGDAAEDLLHELWIRLSSAPAGGPIASPLSYLYRAANNLMVDRHRSIRQAALRDQDWSETVGESVPGRSDAPSGERILIAREALDIAQAALATIPPRAAAIFRRHRVDGIGQRAIANEMGVSISTVESDLRAAYRALVEARRRIDEA; via the coding sequence ATGACGACAGCCGGCCTTGAAGCCGTCTTCCTGGCGAATCGCGACAAGCTCGTGCGTTTCCTGATCGCCCACGGCGCGGGAGACGCGGCGGAGGACCTGCTGCATGAATTGTGGATCCGGCTGTCGTCGGCCCCGGCCGGCGGCCCGATCGCGTCGCCCCTCTCCTATCTCTATCGCGCGGCCAACAATCTGATGGTCGATCGCCACCGCTCGATCCGGCAGGCGGCGCTGCGCGATCAGGACTGGAGCGAGACGGTGGGCGAAAGCGTTCCCGGCCGATCAGACGCGCCCTCGGGCGAACGCATCCTGATCGCGCGCGAGGCGCTCGATATCGCGCAGGCGGCGCTGGCCACCATCCCGCCGCGCGCCGCCGCCATCTTCCGCCGCCACCGCGTCGACGGCATCGGCCAGCGCGCGATCGCAAACGAGATGGGGGTCAGCATCAGCACCGTCGAGAGCGATCTGCGCGCCGCCTATCGCGCGCTCGTCGAGGCCCGGAGGCGCATCGATGAGGCGTGA
- a CDS encoding glycosyltransferase family 2 protein, which produces MTTLSIHGGQMRASDLLSPLPPLRERIARPVPAAPSHAPVELAVIVPTFNEKANLATLLARVDAALRGIRWEMIVVDDDSPDGTAEHARTLHARDPRIRVIRRIGRRGLASASLEGMLASSAPFVAVMDADLQHDPALLAQMLRVLRGGETDLVVGSRHVEGGSLGDWARSRVTTSRVATWLARSVAGVELSDPMSGFFALRREVIDRCAPDLSAIGFKVMLDIVLTAGPSLRIRELPLLFSLRENGESKLSPRVAWDYVMMLADKMIGHAIPVRILSFAAVGTVGLLVHLTVLSLLFGLSGIAFLPAHIAATLTAITSNYAINNLLTYPDRQRRGWGWPIGLASFALVCTIGAIANVFVATRLLDHGLPWELAAVAGILVGMVWNYGASARTTWSASAA; this is translated from the coding sequence ATGACGACACTCTCGATCCACGGCGGGCAGATGCGCGCCAGCGACCTTCTCTCTCCCCTTCCGCCGCTGCGGGAGAGGATCGCGAGGCCCGTCCCGGCAGCGCCCTCCCACGCCCCCGTCGAACTGGCGGTGATCGTGCCCACCTTCAACGAGAAGGCCAATCTGGCGACGCTGCTGGCGCGTGTGGACGCGGCGCTGCGCGGGATCCGCTGGGAGATGATCGTCGTCGATGATGACTCGCCGGACGGCACGGCCGAGCATGCCCGCACGCTCCACGCCCGCGATCCGCGCATCCGCGTGATCCGGCGCATCGGCCGTCGCGGCCTCGCCTCGGCCAGCCTCGAAGGGATGCTGGCCTCCAGCGCGCCGTTCGTCGCGGTGATGGATGCGGATCTCCAGCATGACCCCGCTCTGCTGGCGCAGATGCTCCGGGTGCTGCGCGGCGGCGAGACCGATCTCGTCGTCGGCAGCCGCCATGTCGAAGGCGGATCGCTGGGCGACTGGGCACGATCGCGCGTGACGACCAGCCGCGTCGCCACCTGGCTCGCGCGCTCGGTGGCGGGGGTCGAGCTGTCCGATCCGATGAGCGGCTTCTTCGCGCTCCGCCGCGAGGTGATCGATCGCTGCGCGCCCGATCTGTCCGCGATCGGCTTCAAGGTGATGCTCGATATCGTGCTGACCGCCGGCCCCTCGCTCCGCATCCGCGAACTGCCGCTGCTTTTCTCCCTGCGCGAGAATGGCGAGAGCAAGCTCTCTCCGCGCGTCGCCTGGGATTATGTGATGATGCTGGCGGACAAGATGATCGGCCATGCGATCCCGGTCCGCATCCTCTCCTTCGCCGCCGTCGGCACGGTCGGCCTGCTCGTGCATCTGACGGTGCTGAGCCTGTTGTTCGGGCTTTCGGGGATCGCCTTCCTGCCCGCGCACATCGCCGCCACGCTCACCGCGATCACCAGCAATTATGCGATCAACAATCTGCTGACCTATCCGGATCGGCAAAGGCGTGGCTGGGGCTGGCCGATCGGGCTCGCCTCCTTCGCGCTGGTCTGCACGATCGGCGCGATCGCCAACGTGTTCGTCGCCACCCGCCTGCTCGACCACGGCCTGCCGTGGGAGCTGGCGGCCGTCGCCGGCATCCTCGTCGGCATGGTCTGGAATTACGGTGCCTCGGCCCGCACCACCTGGAGCGCGAGCGCGGCGTGA